The DNA window TTACGCCAGCCTCGCCATATCTGGTGAGTTGCTTTTCCGCCAGAAGCTTTCCGCGACACAAATATGTAACACTGCGTGAGTAGTGTTAACGGGTGCGCGAATTTTTTTGCGCGACTGCTCTGCCGCGCCGTTCCGGACGGGGGCCCCCTGTGGATTACGCCGGGCGCCGCCTGAGGTCTTTTCCGTAAGCCATCCTATGTATTCAGGAAATCGGCCCGAGTCGGAAACGAGAGCCGACCTGCTTTCCGGCGAACGCTGCCGCAGCGTCACTGATCTGAATCAGGCTATTACGGTGGCTGCTGAAAACAATACCTGCGTCAAGCCTGATTGTTTCGGAAAAAGTACAAAAAATCCGTTGACCGGATAGGGCAATATACGTCAGTTTGTGGAGGCCGACGATCTCGCCACAACATGTAGTGGTTAAACACTCAGGGCGGATCGGCGGGACAGGGGCAACAGACGATCATCAATATCGATCTGATACCGGGAACGGTGGCGCGGGGAACGTGGCCACCGGTGCGGTACATTTTGTCCGGTCCTTTCGGCGGAGGCTGGGATGGCGCCGCAATGACGGTGTGGTTCTGAAGATGAAAAGCTGGATATGAGGCAGCGAAAATGAAAATTGAACGCAGATTTACCAAAGCCGGGCAGGACGCCTACGCCGAGCTGGATTTTATCACCACCGCATCCGAAATCCGCAATCCCGACGGCACCATCGTGTTCCGCCTTGATGACGTGGAAGTGCCGGGCACGTGGAGCCAGGTCGCCAGCGATGTCATCGCGCAGAAGTATTTCCGCAAAGCCGGCGTGCCGACCGCGACACGCAGGGTAAAAGAAAAGGGCGTGCCTGAGTTCCTGTGGCGCTCGGTGCCGGCTGAGGGCGCTTCCATGGGCGGCGAAACATCTTCCAAGCAGGTCTTTGACCGGCTCGCCGGCGCCTGGGCTTACTGGGGCTGGAAGGGTGGCTATTTCACCACCGAAGAAGACGCGCAGGCCTATTACGACGAGATGCGCCACATGCTCGCCAGCCAGCGTGCCGCGCCCAACAGCCCGCAGTGGTTCAACACCGGCCTGCACTGGGCTTACGGCATCGACGGTCCGGCACAGGGTCACCACTATGTCGATTACAAATCCGGCAAGCTCACAAAATCCAAATCCTCCTACGAGCACCCGCAGCCGCATGCCTGCTTTATTCAGTCGGTCTCGGACGATCTGGTAAATGACGGCGGCATCATGGATCTCTGGGTCCGCGAAGCGCGCCTCTTTAAGTACGGCTCCGGCACCGGCACCAACTTCTCAAGCCTGCGCGGCGAGGGCGAAAAGCTCTCGGGCGGCGGCAAATCCTCCGGCCTCATGGGCTTTCTGAAAATCGGTGACCGCGCGGCGGGCGCCATCAAATCAGGCGGCACAACCCGCCGCGCCGCCAAGATGGTCATCGTCGATGCCGATCACCCGGACATCGAGGATTTCATCAACTGGAAAGTCATCGAAGAGCAGAAAGTGGCCTCCATCGTCGCCGGCTCCAAGATGCACGAGCAGAAACTCAACGCGCTCTTTGAGGCGATCCGCACATGGGACGGTGCCGAGGCCGGCGCCTATGACCCCGCGAAGAACGACGCCCTGAAACAGGCCGTGCGCGACGCCAAAAAGGTCTCGATCCCCGAGACATATGTGAAACGCGTGCTGGATTACGCAAAGCAGGGCCACACCTCGATTGAGTTCCCGACCTACGACACCGACTGGGACTCCGAGGCCTATAATTCCGTCTCCGGCCAGAATTCCAACAACTCGATCCGCGTGACCAACGCCTTCCTCACCGCCGTCGAAAAGGACGCCGACTGGGAACTCATAAGCCGCGTTGACGGCTCGGTCACCAGAACCGTCAAAGCCCGCGATCTCTGGGAGCAGGTCGGCCACGCCGCCTGGGCCTGCGCCGATCCCGGCATCCAGTATCACGACACCGTCAACGACTGGCACACCTGCCCGGCAGACGGCGCGATCCGCGGCTCCAACCCCTGCTCGGAATACATGTTCCTCGACGACACGGCCTGTAACCTCGCGTCGATGAACCTGCTGACCTTCCTGCAGGACGGCACCTTCCAGGTCGAAGACTACATGCACGCCACGCGTCTGTGGACCGTGACGCTGGAGGTCTCCGTGCTGATGGCGCAGTTCCCCTCAAAGGAAATCGCACAGCGGTCTTATGACTTCCGCACGCTGGGTCTGGGCTATGCAAACATCGGCGGTCTGCTGATGAACATGGGCTACTCCTATGACAGCGACGAGGGCCGCGCCCTCTGCGGCGCGCTCACTGCGATCCTTACAGGCGTCTCCTATGCCACTTCCGCCGAGATGGCCGGCGAGCTTGGCCCTTTCCCGGGCTATGCGAAAAACGCCGACCACATGCTGCGGGTCATCCGCAACCACCGCACCGCCGCCCATGGCAAAGCGGGTGGTTACGAGGACCTCGCCGTCAAACCGGTGCCGCTCGACTATAAGAACTGCCCCGACGAGACGCTGATCGACGTCGCCCGCGGGTCCTGGGATCTGGCGCTGGAGCTGGGCGAGAAACACGGCTACCGCAACGCGCAGGTTTCCGTGATCGCGCCCACCGGCACCATCGGTCTTGTGATGGACTGCGACACCACCGGGATCGAGCCCGACTTCGCCCTGGTGAAATTCAAAAAGCTCGCCGGCGGTGGGTATTTCAAGATCATCAATCAGTCGGTTCCCGCAGCGCTTGAAAAACTTGGCTACGGCTCGGCGCAGATTGAGGAAATGGTATCCTATGCTGTCGGTCACGGCACCATCGGCAACGCGCCGGGCATCAACCACACCACGCTTGCGGGGCATGGCTTTGGTGCCAATGAACTTGCCAAGGTGGATGCGGCACTGGCCTCGGCCTTCGATATCCGGTTTGTGTTCAACCAGTGGACCCTGGGCGAGGAGTTCTGCACGCAGGTGCTGGGCATCCCTACCGAAAAGCTGAACGATCCGACCTTTGACCTGCTGCGCCACCTCGGTTTCAGCAAAAAGGACATCGATGCGGCCAATGACCACGTCTGCGGCACCATGACCCTCGAAGGCGCGCCCTTCCTCAAAGACGAGCATCTGCCGGTCTTTGACTGCGCCAACGCCTGCGGCAAGAAGGGCAAACGCTATCTCAGCGTCAACAGCCACATCCATATGATGGCCGCGGCCCAGTCCTTTATCTCCGGCGCGATCTCCAAGACGATCAACATGCCCAATGATGCCACCATCGAGGACTGTCAGCGCGCCTATGAGCTGAGCTGGTCGCTGGGTGTCAAAGCCAATGCGCTCTACCGCGACGGCTCCAAACTCAGCCAGCCTCTGGCCGCATCGCTCGTCGAGGACGACGAGGACGCACAGGAGATCCTGGAAAGCGGGTCGGTCACCGAAAAGGCCGCCGTGCTGGCCGAAAAGGTCGTCGAGAAGATCATCGTCAAAGAGATCGTCAAATCGCACCGCGAAAAGATGCCTCAGCGCCGCAAGGGTTATACGCAAAAGGCCATCGTCGGCGGGCACAAAGTGTACCTGCGCACCGGCGAGTATGAGGACGGCAACCTTGGCGAGATCTTCATCGACATGCACAAAGAGGGTGCGGGCTTCCGGGCGATGATGAACAACTTCGCCATCGCGGTCTCGGTCGGTCTGCAGTACGGCGTGCCGCTCGAAGAGTTCGTCGATGCCTTTACCTTCACCAAATTCGAGCCGGCGGGCATGGTGCAGGGCAACGAGACCATCAAAAACGCGACCTCGATCCTCGATTATGTGTTCCGCGAGCTTGCGGTTTCCTATCTCGACCGCACCGATCTGGCGCATGTGGCGCCCGAAGGAGCCAGCTTTGACACCATCGGTCGCGGCGAAGAGGAAGGCGTGCGCAACGTCTCCGAAATCTCCGAGACGGCGGCCACCAGATCGCTGGAAGTGCTGCGTCAGATCAGCTCGACGGGCTATCTGCGCAACCGCCTGCCTCAGGAACTGGTGGTCCTGCAGGGCGGGGCGGAAGTGCCGGCCACAGCCTTTGACGGGCTGGCACCTCTTGAGGCGACGACGGGCGGTGTTGCCACGATGACCACGACAACGGCGGTCGCCAGCGGCTCGGTGAGCATGGACGCGCGCACCAAAGCCAAGATGCAGGGCTATGAGGGCGAGGCCTGCGGCGAATGCGGAAACTACACGCTGGTGCGCAACGGCACCTGCATGAAGTGCAACACCTGCGGCGGCACGAGCGGGTGTAGCTGATGGGCAGAGAGAAAAAACAACTCTTTCTGCGGCAAACACGTCTCAGGCGACAGACCGAATACGATCTCGGTGGCAGCGAAGCGATAGGTTGCTTCGGCGGATTGTACATAGTGGGAGAGGAAGACGCCACCTACAGTAACTTTAGTGTTGGTGGCGGCCACTTCGGAGTTGTGGCCGATAACACAAAAAACGTGATCGTTGAGGATGCAGAAATAGACGAGTGCAAAATTCCTGTTACCGCGCACGGATCTGAAAATTTTGCACTGCTGAATGTCAAGATAAACGGTTGGAAATTAACGGATTTTACTGGTGATTTTGATTTTTTGCACGTGGTCTCTGTTGATGAAGTCTTGCACCTCGGGCAGATACTCAGTGAAGCGGATGTAAAAGACCATCTCGAAATCCTCAAAAGCAACAAGCTGTACGATTTCTTGGAAAGTAAGAAGGCGAAAAGGAGCGCTACTGCTATCGCGTTACTCTCCGCGCCGGAGCTTGTCTCCAAGTTTATTGGCCACCTGATTGCACTGGCGCAAAACACGGGTGGATGAAGAAAACGCGTCCCTGGGGGCGTGTAGGGGTCCCGGTCTCAGCCCAAGCGGGCCGGACCCCGACGAACAGGGTGGGAACGGTACTTTGTTCCTTCCCACCTTTACCGGGGTGGTTCTCAGCGTCTGCTCGCAGACGATCAACGCCACCCCGTCGCCCCGGTGAAGACCCGGAGCGACAAACAAGGGGCGGGTGCGCTCGCCCTTGACGACGTTCAGGCCGCAGGCAGAAAAATACCGAGCGGTTAACAAACTGAGCCTGAACGGCGAAACTAACGGGGTCCTTCGGGGCCCCGTTTTTTCTGCCGATGCGGGCTGAGGGGCCATTTCCGGCGGTTCCGGTGACACCCCGCGTCGTAATTGTGCGGTGCATCTTATTGCGCCGTCGGAAACCTGCGAAAATTTGCGGACGCTCCGGAAACCCGGATTTCCGATTATCTCCCGGATCCGCGACAATATCGCCTGATTACGATCATTGTTTGAACTTTCTGCGCGTCGGCGTGTTGTGCCGGTGAACGCAATGAGGCGCGGGCATCGGTCTGCGCCGTACTGAAAGGAGAAACGCATGACACAGATCAGTAATGCAAAAATCGCCATTCTCGCCACACACGGCTATGAGAAATCAGAACTTTTCGAACCTAAACGCCAGCTGGAAGAGGCCGGTGCAGAGGTCGTCATCGTATCGCCGGAGAAGGGCGAAATCACCAGCTGGGATGATCAGTCCTGGGGCCGCAGTATCAGCGTCGACATGGATATCGCGGACGCCCGCGTCGAGGATTTTGACGCTCTGGTTCTGCCAGGTGGTCAGATCAACCCCGACATTCTGCGCACCGACGAGCACAGCGTGAAGTTTGTACGTGACTTCTTCAACACCGGCAAAACGCTGGCTGCGATCTGTCACGCGCCCTGGATGCTGATTGAGGCGGATGTCGTGCGGGGCCGAAAGGTGACGTCGTGGCCCTCGGTCAGAACCGACCTCGTGAACGCCGGCGGCGACTGGGAAGACAGCGAAGTTGTGGTTGATGAGGCACTGGTCACCTCGCGCAACCCCGGTGATCTGGACGCATTCTGCGCCAAGATCATCGAAGAGGTCCGCGAAGGACGCCACGACCGCGCCGCGGCATAACGACCGCGACCAGAAATAACACTGCCCTTTGACTGTGAGGCCGGAGTTCTGCTCCGGCCTCTCTTTTTGCCCGTTGCGTCCCGGATGTGGCGGCCAGCCGATCAGGTTACAGCGCCCAGCAGATCTCGCAGGAGACCGGAGCACGCCCCGGAGCTTCGGTTTCTGCCGTCACTCTTCTCAGGCCCTTGGATTCATCGCATCACGGGGTGCAGGCCGTCCGGTGCCACATCCGTGGGTGAGCGGCGGTAATGTGCCGGACGGGGCCCGCGGTCAGTCAGATCCCGCCGAAATGCCCCTGCGCGGGATTTTGCCCGGCAACTCCTTACCGAAAGCGGCACCCGTTTTGCGCGAGCGCGCGCCGGTTTTCACGCCTCAGACGACCGGGGGATGCCGACCGCATACCGCTCTGGCATCAGAACCGGGCGGAGATGTTCCGCGGATAACCGGGAGAAAAGACCATGACCACACGTATGACTTCAGCCTTCATTCTGTCCCTCTGCATCGCCGGCGCAGCCGGTGCGGCCACCGAAGCGGACGCCAACGGCGACGGTGTGCTGACCATTGATGAGGTGCAGGCGGTGATGCCCGAGGTGACCGCCGATGACTTCAACACGATGGACCTGAATGCGGACGGTGCGCTCGACAGTGCCGAGATCGAGGCCGCGCAGCAGGCCGGTCTGATGCCTGCCTGAACCTCTTTGCTCTGCTGATCCGGGTGCGGGCCGCATGCCCTGAGCAGTCCTGCGGCGCTTTGATCAGCGGGCAGTCATCCGGCCCCTTTGCGGGGGCCGGGCGATCCTCCTGCACGTTCAGGCGGGCAGATAGATGCGGAAAGCCTCGCGCAGGCGCGCATCCAGCGCCGGATCAAACCGCGCAGCCGAGCGGTTGGCAAGGATTTCTTCTTTGCGCGCGGTGGCCCGTTCAATCAGGTCCGGTTTGCCTTTCTCATCCCATTCCTTGGGTGACGTCCGGTCGCCGAGCGCCGGATAGACGTGATCGGCTTGCATGCGCCCCAGGGTCTGGCTCGTGCCCAGATAATGCCCCGGCCCGCCGATGCAGACCTCGCGCATCTGATCAAGCGCCATGGTCTCATCGGACACCTCAATGCCCCGCACGCAGCGCAGTGCCTGGCCGATCAGGTCGTCGCCCAGAATGAGCGACTCGTGGCAGAACCCGAGCAGCGAAGCATGCATGCCCGCGGCCTCATAGACCATGTTCAGCCCCGACAGACCCGCCATGACATTCGAGCACATCTGCTCCCAGCCGGCCTGCATGTCGGGCAGTTTGGCATCGGCAATACCTGCCGCGGCCCCCCCAGGCAGATCATAGTATTTGTGCATCTGCGCGCAGCCCGCCGTCAGCAGCGCCTGTTCTCCGGACCCGCCGGTCATCGCACCGGTGCGCAGATCGAGACCAAAGGGCCAGGTGCCGAAAATCGCCGGATGGTCGGGTTTGACGGCCTGCACATACACCAGACCGGCGAGGCATTCCGCCACCGCCTGAACAATGGCGCCGGCGACGGTGGAGGGCGCTGTGGCCCCGGCCATGCCCGCCGACAAAAGCAGTACCGGCATGCCATATCTGATGCACTCCTCCATCACGAGGCAGGATTCCGTGGCGAATTTCATCGGCGGCACGACAAAGCAGTTGGAATTGCTCATGAAGGGTCGTTCGCGCCACCTGTCCTCGCCGCCTGCGATCATGTGCAGCATGTCGATGGCGGGTTTCACATGCGCAGGGTCATAAAACGATGTGCCGATGTGTTTGGTGGTGCCGCTTGTGGTGGCATAGACCGTGTTGAGATCCATTTCGCAGTTGTCGGTGATGTCCCGTGCGACCATCGGGCGCTGCAGAAAGTGGATATTGTCGAGCACATTGGTGATGCGCGCGGCGTCATGCAGATCCTGCAGCGTGCTTTCGCGATAGTTGCGGCCCAGAGCGTCCACCAGGTGCACGGCAGCCCCGGCCGTTCCGTAGTGTACCCGGTGGCCTGAGAGATCGAGGTCATGGGCAGGATCCCGGCCGCAGAGAACGATGCGGCGGTTGGCCCGTGCGATGGCGTCTTCCACGAGCGCGCGCGGAAAGCGGATGCGCCCGTCGGCCCCCTGTTCTGCCCCTGCCGCGGTCAGGTATCCGACACCCGAAGGCGGCGCATCGGCAAGGCCGATTTCCTCAAGCGCCTGCAGGGCGGCCCCGTGGATGCGGTCCATCTCCGCCGGGGTCAGCGGTTTATACGTACCCCCTTCGAGACCGGGGCGCACAGGGCGCAGGTGATCGGGCAGAGCGGTGGCGCGGGCGGCGCGCCGGGCGGACCGGCCGCCGCTGCGGGTCTGGGTTTTCTGTGTCATGGGGATGTCCTGATATCGTGAGGGGGAAGGCCAAGTCGGTCAGACCGCCAGGGGCCTTCCGCGTGCCGCGCGGCCCCGTTCCGCGCCGATGGTGCGTACAATCAGACTGATCTTGCTCCAAAGACCCTGCATCGGCTCTCCTCGTCGATATGCCCGCAGCCTGCGGCAGGCCGCCGCATCCGGTCAAGCCTGTTTGCGACGGCCGGTCGTTTTTGAACCACCGGCAAAACCGGGAAATCCGGCGGCCCGTGGCCCCGGCCCAGTTATCTCCGGGCCGCGATGCACCGCCGCCGAACCATTGCCCCGTGCGGCCTCACGACACTGTGAGCCCCTGTGCGTTGAACAAAAAACGGTGCTGCACAGTTGGAGTGGGCAGAGGGGCATAAAAGCCCCGGAAAAGTTCAGGAGCAGACAGGATGAAACGTACATATATCGCAGCCGCCCTGACGGGCATGACAGCTCTGACCGCCCCGGCCTTTGCCGGTGCCCTTGAAGAGCCCGTGGTCGAGGCGGCGCCTGCCGCCCCGGTGGTTCAGGAGACATCCTACGGGACCTGGACCGGTGCCTATGGTGGTGTGCAGCTTGGCTATGGCGATGTCAGCGGTGACGGCGCGCTTGACGGTGTGGATGGCAACGACAACCTTTATGGTGTTCACATCGGTTACAATTATGACTACGGCAACTGGGTGTCGGGTATCGAGCTTGATTACGACGATGCCGATATCGATATCGGTGGCGGTGCCGCCACGGTTGATGACGTGACCCGGCTGAAACTCAAAGCCGGCTATGACATGGGCAACTGGTTGCCCTATGCGACCGCCGGTGCTGCCCATGCGGATACCACGGCCGGCAGTGATACAGGCTCTTTCTACGGTCTGGGCGTGTCGTATCAGGCGACGGAGCGCTGGCTCGTAGGGGCCGAGGTGCTTCGCCATAATTTCAGCGATCTTGGCGGGACGTCCGGCCTTGATGCGGATGCCGATACCTTCACGGTTCGCGCATCGCTGCGCTTCTGAGCGCAGACGCATACCGGAAACCCGGCCCGGCGGCTCTGTGTCGCCGGGCTGTTTTTATGCGGCGGCAAGTGTTTCCGCATGGGCACAGAGCCTGCGCAGCGCGGTGACAAAGACGTCATCGGCCACCGTCATCGCAACCCGGATATGGCCTGAGGCGGCCTCGCCAAAGCTTTCGCCCGGCATGACGGCGATCCGGTGTGTGTCGAGCAGATCATTGGCAAAGCCTTCCCCGGAAAGCCCCGTCGCCCGCACATCCAGCATCAGATACATCGCCCCCTGGGCGGGCACCATCGCAACGGCATTCTGACCGGCCAGCACGTCATGCGCCAGTTGCCGGCGGCGGCGGAAGGGCTCTGAGATCTCCGCCTCAAACGCCTCTCCCTGGCGCAGCGCAAAGAGGCCCGCGAGCTGAATAAACCCCGGCACGCCATAGGTGATATTGGTCGCCAGACTGATCAGATCGGTGATCGCCTCTTCGGGCCCCACAAGCCAGCCACAGCGTGATCCGGTCATGGCGTGTGATTTTGACAGCGATCCGACAACCAGCGTGCGCTCTGCCATACCAGGCAGGCTGCGCGGGCTGATATGCGCACCCTCCCAGACCTGGGTGTCATAGACCTCGTCCGAGATCAGCCACAGGTCGTGATCGGTGCAGACCTGTGCGATACCCTCAAGTGTGGTCCTTGAATACACCACGCCGGTAGGGTTGTTGGGGCTGTTGATCAGCAGCGATTTTGCCCCGGGAGCTCTGGCGGCGATGGCCTCTGCGCGGGGCTGAAACGCATCCGCGGCACGGGCCCCGATGCTCACCGGCGTCGCACCGGCGGCGCGCACCGTATAGGGATAGGTGGCATAAAACGGGTCGATGATAAGCCCGGTGTCGCCGGCATCGAGCGCTGCGATATGCGCCGAATAAAGCGCGGACTGTCCGCCCGGCGTGATCAGCACATTGGCGGATGTGGTCGGCACGCCGGTGCGCGCGCTCACGCGGGCGGCCACCGCTTCGCGCAGCGCCTCAATACCCGGCACCGCGGCATACCCGGTGTTTCCGGCAAGGGCCGTGTCATACATTTCGCGCAGGACCGGGGCGGCGGTGCCGATGTCATGCTCGCCGATGGTCAGTTCGGTCACGTCCTCGCCTGCGGCTATCATCTTCCGGGCTTTGAGAAAAACGTCCCACCCGTCTGATCCGCCACCGTTGATGCCGCGCAGGCGCTGTGAAAGCTGCATGTCATGTCTCCGCTGGAATGCCCGCGCAGGGGCGCAGAGGCAGTATGATTCGTCAATTGTTCTTGACCGCTGCGGGGGTGCCGGGCTAGTCAGTCTCCATGACCGCCACTGCACTCATTTGCTGTATTATTATCTGAACGCAGATCTGCGGGCAGTTTTCGGTCGTTTTCATTCTGACACATGATTGCTATGCCCGCGCTGACGCCGCGCAAGGACGCATGCCATGACGACACTTACGCTCTACAATACCCGCACCCGGGCCAAAGAGGCCTTTCAGCCGATCAATCCGGAAAACGTGCGCATGTATGTCTGCGGGCCGACCGTATATGACCGCGCGCACCTGGGCAACGCGCGTCCGGTGATTGTATTCGACGTGTTATTTCGCCTGCTGCGGCATGTGTACGGGCCGGAGCATGTGACCTATGTGCGCAATTTCACGGATGTGGATGACAAGATCAACGCCGAGGCGCAGCGTCGAAAAGATGCCGGCGCGCCCGGAACCCTGGAAGAGCTGATCCGCGAGCGTTCGGATGAGACGATCGCCTGGTATCTGGAGGACACAAAAGCCCTCGGCACGCTGGAGCCTGATCACATGCCGCGCGCCACGGAATATATCGCGCAGATGGTCGCGATGATCGAAACGCTCATCGCGCAGGGCCATGCCTATGTCGCCGAGGGGCATGTGCTTTTTGCCGTCGACAGCTGGAAAGAAGACTATGGCCGGCTCTCGGGCCGGTCGGTTGATGACATGATCGCCGGCGCGCGGGTCGAGGTCGCGCCTTACAAGCGCAACCCGATGGATTTCGTGCTCTGGAAGCCCTCGGGCGAGGATCTGCCGGGGTGGGACAGCCCCTGGAGCAGGGGGCGGCCAGGCTGGCACATCGAATGCTCCGCCATGGCAAAGGAACTGCTGGGCGACACCTTCGACATTCACGGCGGCGGCAATGATCTGATGTTCCCGCACCATGAAAACGAGATCGCCCAGAGCTGCTGCGCCAATGAGACCGAAGCGATGGCCAATGTGTGGATGCACAACGAAATGCTCCAGGTCGAGGGCAGGAAGATGTCCAAATCTCTGGGCAATTTTTTCACGGTACGCGATCTGCTGGATCAGGGGGTGCCGGGCGAGGTGATCCGCTTTGTGATGCTCTCCACCCATTACCGCAAACCGATGGACTGGACGGAGAAAAAGCGGGCGGAGGCGGAAAAGACGCTGCGCCGGTGGCGGGGTCTTGCAGCGGACATCGAGCCCGCTGCAAGCCCGGCGCCCGCGGTGATCGATGCGCTCAGTGACGATCTGAATGTGCCGGGCGCGATTGCGGCGTTGCACGGGATGGCAAGAGAGATCGAGAGCCGGCGGCGGGACGAGGTGCCAACAGGTGCGGTTGCCACTTTTGTCGCGTCGGCGCAGGTGCTGGGGCTCCTGGAGAAGAGCGCTGTGATGGGTGGATGGGCGCAGACAAAACTGGAGACACCGCAGGATGGTATCTTGATAGTTGCGGACATTCGCGTGACGCAGTCATTAGATGGGATCCGTCGACTAGCAAA is part of the Roseobacter ponti genome and encodes:
- a CDS encoding vitamin B12-dependent ribonucleotide reductase encodes the protein MKIERRFTKAGQDAYAELDFITTASEIRNPDGTIVFRLDDVEVPGTWSQVASDVIAQKYFRKAGVPTATRRVKEKGVPEFLWRSVPAEGASMGGETSSKQVFDRLAGAWAYWGWKGGYFTTEEDAQAYYDEMRHMLASQRAAPNSPQWFNTGLHWAYGIDGPAQGHHYVDYKSGKLTKSKSSYEHPQPHACFIQSVSDDLVNDGGIMDLWVREARLFKYGSGTGTNFSSLRGEGEKLSGGGKSSGLMGFLKIGDRAAGAIKSGGTTRRAAKMVIVDADHPDIEDFINWKVIEEQKVASIVAGSKMHEQKLNALFEAIRTWDGAEAGAYDPAKNDALKQAVRDAKKVSIPETYVKRVLDYAKQGHTSIEFPTYDTDWDSEAYNSVSGQNSNNSIRVTNAFLTAVEKDADWELISRVDGSVTRTVKARDLWEQVGHAAWACADPGIQYHDTVNDWHTCPADGAIRGSNPCSEYMFLDDTACNLASMNLLTFLQDGTFQVEDYMHATRLWTVTLEVSVLMAQFPSKEIAQRSYDFRTLGLGYANIGGLLMNMGYSYDSDEGRALCGALTAILTGVSYATSAEMAGELGPFPGYAKNADHMLRVIRNHRTAAHGKAGGYEDLAVKPVPLDYKNCPDETLIDVARGSWDLALELGEKHGYRNAQVSVIAPTGTIGLVMDCDTTGIEPDFALVKFKKLAGGGYFKIINQSVPAALEKLGYGSAQIEEMVSYAVGHGTIGNAPGINHTTLAGHGFGANELAKVDAALASAFDIRFVFNQWTLGEEFCTQVLGIPTEKLNDPTFDLLRHLGFSKKDIDAANDHVCGTMTLEGAPFLKDEHLPVFDCANACGKKGKRYLSVNSHIHMMAAAQSFISGAISKTINMPNDATIEDCQRAYELSWSLGVKANALYRDGSKLSQPLAASLVEDDEDAQEILESGSVTEKAAVLAEKVVEKIIVKEIVKSHREKMPQRRKGYTQKAIVGGHKVYLRTGEYEDGNLGEIFIDMHKEGAGFRAMMNNFAIAVSVGLQYGVPLEEFVDAFTFTKFEPAGMVQGNETIKNATSILDYVFRELAVSYLDRTDLAHVAPEGASFDTIGRGEEEGVRNVSEISETAATRSLEVLRQISSTGYLRNRLPQELVVLQGGAEVPATAFDGLAPLEATTGGVATMTTTTAVASGSVSMDARTKAKMQGYEGEACGECGNYTLVRNGTCMKCNTCGGTSGCS
- a CDS encoding type 1 glutamine amidotransferase domain-containing protein produces the protein MTQISNAKIAILATHGYEKSELFEPKRQLEEAGAEVVIVSPEKGEITSWDDQSWGRSISVDMDIADARVEDFDALVLPGGQINPDILRTDEHSVKFVRDFFNTGKTLAAICHAPWMLIEADVVRGRKVTSWPSVRTDLVNAGGDWEDSEVVVDEALVTSRNPGDLDAFCAKIIEEVREGRHDRAAA
- a CDS encoding trimethylamine methyltransferase family protein → MTQKTQTRSGGRSARRAARATALPDHLRPVRPGLEGGTYKPLTPAEMDRIHGAALQALEEIGLADAPPSGVGYLTAAGAEQGADGRIRFPRALVEDAIARANRRIVLCGRDPAHDLDLSGHRVHYGTAGAAVHLVDALGRNYRESTLQDLHDAARITNVLDNIHFLQRPMVARDITDNCEMDLNTVYATTSGTTKHIGTSFYDPAHVKPAIDMLHMIAGGEDRWRERPFMSNSNCFVVPPMKFATESCLVMEECIRYGMPVLLLSAGMAGATAPSTVAGAIVQAVAECLAGLVYVQAVKPDHPAIFGTWPFGLDLRTGAMTGGSGEQALLTAGCAQMHKYYDLPGGAAAGIADAKLPDMQAGWEQMCSNVMAGLSGLNMVYEAAGMHASLLGFCHESLILGDDLIGQALRCVRGIEVSDETMALDQMREVCIGGPGHYLGTSQTLGRMQADHVYPALGDRTSPKEWDEKGKPDLIERATARKEEILANRSAARFDPALDARLREAFRIYLPA
- a CDS encoding outer membrane protein, with amino-acid sequence MKRTYIAAALTGMTALTAPAFAGALEEPVVEAAPAAPVVQETSYGTWTGAYGGVQLGYGDVSGDGALDGVDGNDNLYGVHIGYNYDYGNWVSGIELDYDDADIDIGGGAATVDDVTRLKLKAGYDMGNWLPYATAGAAHADTTAGSDTGSFYGLGVSYQATERWLVGAEVLRHNFSDLGGTSGLDADADTFTVRASLRF
- a CDS encoding pyridoxal phosphate-dependent aminotransferase, which encodes MQLSQRLRGINGGGSDGWDVFLKARKMIAAGEDVTELTIGEHDIGTAAPVLREMYDTALAGNTGYAAVPGIEALREAVAARVSARTGVPTTSANVLITPGGQSALYSAHIAALDAGDTGLIIDPFYATYPYTVRAAGATPVSIGARAADAFQPRAEAIAARAPGAKSLLINSPNNPTGVVYSRTTLEGIAQVCTDHDLWLISDEVYDTQVWEGAHISPRSLPGMAERTLVVGSLSKSHAMTGSRCGWLVGPEEAITDLISLATNITYGVPGFIQLAGLFALRQGEAFEAEISEPFRRRRQLAHDVLAGQNAVAMVPAQGAMYLMLDVRATGLSGEGFANDLLDTHRIAVMPGESFGEAASGHIRVAMTVADDVFVTALRRLCAHAETLAAA
- the cysS gene encoding cysteine--tRNA ligase; amino-acid sequence: MTTLTLYNTRTRAKEAFQPINPENVRMYVCGPTVYDRAHLGNARPVIVFDVLFRLLRHVYGPEHVTYVRNFTDVDDKINAEAQRRKDAGAPGTLEELIRERSDETIAWYLEDTKALGTLEPDHMPRATEYIAQMVAMIETLIAQGHAYVAEGHVLFAVDSWKEDYGRLSGRSVDDMIAGARVEVAPYKRNPMDFVLWKPSGEDLPGWDSPWSRGRPGWHIECSAMAKELLGDTFDIHGGGNDLMFPHHENEIAQSCCANETEAMANVWMHNEMLQVEGRKMSKSLGNFFTVRDLLDQGVPGEVIRFVMLSTHYRKPMDWTEKKRAEAEKTLRRWRGLAADIEPAASPAPAVIDALSDDLNVPGAIAALHGMAREIESRRRDEVPTGAVATFVASAQVLGLLEKSAVMGGWAQTKLETPQDGILIVADIRVTQSLDGIRRLAKVWREMRSNKDFLSADDLKIRLAEHGVELKATTEGVEVFVARPFDPAALEALR